ACGGAAGAAGATCAGTACGAAGCTTACAAAGCAGTGCTTGAAGGCATGAATGGTAAACCAGTCGTTGTTCGTACAATGGACATCGGTGGTGATAAAACATTGCCATACTTTGACTTGCCAGAAGAAATGAACCCATTCTTGGGTTGGCGTGCTTTGCGTATCTCACTTTCTAATAGTGGTAATGCAATGTTCCGTACACAACTTCGTGCACTTCTCCGTGCATCAGTTCACGGGACACTCCGTATCATGTTCCCAATGGTTGCATTGGTTACAGAATTCCGTGCAGCTAAGAAAATCTACGACGAAGAAAAAGCTAAATTGATCGCCGAAGGCGTTCCAGTAGCTGAAGGTATCGAAGTAGGTATCATGATCGAAATCCCAGCAGCAGCAATGTTGGCTGACCAATTTGCGAAGGAAGTTGATTTCTTCTCAATCGGTACAAACGATTTGATCCAATACACAATGGCTGCAGACCGTATGAATGAACAAGTTTCATACCTCTACCAACCTTACAACCCATCTATCCTTCGCCTTATCAACAATGTTGTTAAAGCAGCGCATGCAGAAGGCAAATGGGCTGGTATGTGTGGTGAAATGGCCGGCGATCAAACTGCTGTTCCACTTCTCATGGGTATCGGACTTGATGAATTCTCAATGTCAGCAACATCTGTTCTCCAAACACGTTCATTGATGAAACGTTTGGACTCAACTAAGATGGAAGAACTTTCAAACAAAGCTCTTACTGAATGTGCAACAATGGAAGAAGTTGTCGCACTCGTTGAAGAATATACAAAATAAGAAAAACGCGAAGAAATTCGCGTTTTTTTGTTTTTAAGCACAATCATATTTTGGCGCTTTTTATTCTAATGAATAAAAGGACTAAAATAAAAAAGCCCTCAGAGGCTATTTTAATTAGAAGGGAAGTCCTTTAGAGAACTTGCTTAGTTTTTGTTCAGTTGTTTTTTCGATTTGAGTGAGCGCATCATTTACAGCATCTGCAACTAAATCTTGCAATGTTTCAGGATCTTCAGGGTCAATCACATCACTCTTGATCGTTAAGCTTGTCAATTTACGATCACCAGAAAATTCAGCGACGACTAAATCTTGTGCTGCTTTACCCAAAAAAGTAGTATTGGCAATTTCTTCTTGTGAAGCTTGCATTTGTTTTTGCAATTTTTGTGCTTGCTTCATCATGTTTTGCATATTCATCATCGTAGTTTATTATCTCCTTATTTCAAGACTTAAGCGCCTTGATTATTGCAAATATATAGTTTCTTGATGTCATTATTATACCATTTTTGTACATGATTTTGAAGCAGGTGAGAAAACAAAAAAACGTCTATTCATTAGACGTTTAAATAATATGCGGAAGGCGGGACTTGAACCCGCACAGCCAAGATAGGCCACAGGATCCTTAATCCTGCGCGTCTGCCAATTCCGCCACTTCCGCGAATTGGTACTTTAATATAATACCATTTTAGGAAGTGAAAAGCAAGAATAAACTGTAATAGGGTGTTCTCGTACTGTCAAAGAATTAACCGTTATAGTTTTTCAAGAATTTTTCAACAGATTGACGGTAGAGTTGAGGATTTGTCTCAAAGGCCTTGGCATGTGCAGCACCTTTAATTAAAAGCATTTCCTTTGGTGTTCCTGCCTTGACCGCTTGGTAGTTTTCCTTAAGCATTGATGTAGGCACATAAGTGTCTGAATCGCCGTGAATAAGGAGAATCGGGCGATCGTTTTGAGAGAGCGCTTGTGTCGCACTTGCTTCTTTTAAAAACCAACCTTGACGCACTTTATTCATAGCGGATAAACTATAGACAAGGGGAAATGGGGGAATATTGTAGGTGGATTTGGCTTGATAGGTGATTTCTGACCAGACATCAGTATATCCACAATCTTCAATAATACTGTTTACAGAGTCAGGTAATTCTGTTTCACTCGAAGCCATCATAACCGTTGCGGCTCCCATAGAAAGTCCAAATAAAGTAATACGGCTTTCAGGATTTTCTTGTGTTAATTTTTTTGACCAGGCAATCACGTCTTTTTTATCGTAGTAACCATAAGTAATGAGCTGACCTTCTGAGGCTCCAGCAGCACGATTGTCAGGCATAAGCACATTATAGCCTAACTCATGGAAGAGTTGCCCATATTGGCGCATCGCTTCTTTATTTTGGCGGAAACCGTGGACAACAATAACTGTTTTATTTGTTTTATGTTCCGCTGGAATATACCAAGCCTTGAGTTTTAAGCCACCATTTTCCATGGTAAGCGTTTTTTTATTCAACTTATCAAATTGTGTGACAAGAGGATAATTTTTACTTGATGCTTGAACTTGGCCCACGGGCGCATCATTTCGGACATAAGCAACAGAGTAGAAATAATAAGTAACCCCTAAATCAACGAGCAACAAAAGGCTTATGATACTAATTGTCCATAAAGCGAAAATTTTCTTTTTACGTTTTTTCATCGCATTATTATACCAAATTTTTTGAGAAAAATAGGAATACGAGCACTTGGGAGACAGGGCGTTTAAACCGGTGCACCCCATTGCGTATGAAAAAACCTTCCCACAAGAGCCAACAAATGTGTGGGAAGGAAAAGGAGTAGTCGGGAATCAAAGGGGATTGATTCTTTGAGCCATTATGTTTAGGGAAGCGAAATGAAGATCACTTTATTGGCTCTTGGCTACATCTATCTTTTATTTATCTTTATTCTAACATGGTTTTGAGCTTCTAAGTAATGATATGCAACAAGAATTAAAGCTGAAAAAGCGCTTTCTTGGAAAAAAGTGACTTTTCCTCTACTTTGTGTTAAAATAATGGAGATAATTTTTAGTATGGGAGAGAGTGGCTTGGCTATAAAAAAGACCTATCGTGTAAAACGCTCGAAAGACTTTGAACAAATATTTTTAGCGAAAAATAGCTTTGCCAATAAGAAATTTGTTGTATATAAACTCGATACTGAGCAACAGCATTTTCGTACAGGGATTTCAGTAAGTAAAAAGATTGGAAATGCGGTCACACGAAATCGTGTGAAGCGGCTCATTAGACATGCAGTTGCAGAGTTTTCTTCTCATTTAGAAGATGAAGATTTTGTGGTTATTGCACGTCCAGGAGTCGAAAAACTCAGTTTTGAGGAAGTAAGAAAAAATCTCAAGCATGTATTGAAATTGTCTAAAATTTATAAAGATGGAGAAAAGAATTGAAAAAGAAAATAACTTTGCTTTCGATGGCAAGTGCTTCTTTACTCTTATTGGCTGCCTGTGGACGTTCTGAGGTTACACAACATTCAACAAACTTTTGGGAACAGATAGTTTATGGATTTGCTCAGGTTATTCGTTTCTTGTCATTTGGTGGTATGACAGCTGTTGGTATTATTTTATTTACCTTGATTATTCGTGCGGCACTTTTGCCTTTGATGAATATTCAAATCAAGTCTAGCCAAAAAATGCAGGAAATTCAGCCTGAAATAAAAAAAATACAAGCGCAATATCCAGGTAAAGACGTGGATTCGCGTCGTAAAGTTCAAGAAGAAACACAAGAACTTTACGCTAAAAACAAGGTTAACCCTTATGCAGGGTGTCTACCACTCTTAGTGCAAATGCCAATATTATGGGCTTTGTACCAAGCTTTGACACGTGTAGATTTCTTAAAGCACGGAACTTTCCTCTGGTTTAATATCGGGGATAAAGATCCAACATTTATCTTGCCAATTTTGGCAGCACTTTTTACATTTGCGAGCTCATGGTTGACAATGAAATCAGCACCTGAGAAAAATGCAATGACAAGTACGATGACATTTGCGATGCCAGTAATGATTTTTGTTTTCGCAATCAATGTCGCAAGCGGTGTTGCTCTTTACTGGGTGGTGTCAAATGGTTTCCAAGTCTTACAAACTTTGCTTATTGCCAATCCCTTCAAAATAATTGCAGCGCGTGAAGCTAAAGCCCAAGCGGAAAAGGATAAAGTAAAAGCACGTGAGAAGGCATTAAAGAAGGCTTTGAAAAATAAAAAGTAAATCAGGAGATAGGAGTTTTAAATCATGACTATTTTTACTGGGAGAACAGTTGAAGAAGCAATAGAACGCGGCTTATATCGTTTAGGTGTAAAGCGCGAGAATGTACATATTCATGTAAAACAAAAAGAAAAACGTGGTTTTTTAGGATTTGGTAAAAAACGAGCCCTCGTAGATATAGAAGAAATC
This window of the Lactococcus garvieae subsp. garvieae genome carries:
- a CDS encoding YidC/Oxa1 family membrane protein insertase, with the protein product MKKKITLLSMASASLLLLAACGRSEVTQHSTNFWEQIVYGFAQVIRFLSFGGMTAVGIILFTLIIRAALLPLMNIQIKSSQKMQEIQPEIKKIQAQYPGKDVDSRRKVQEETQELYAKNKVNPYAGCLPLLVQMPILWALYQALTRVDFLKHGTFLWFNIGDKDPTFILPILAALFTFASSWLTMKSAPEKNAMTSTMTFAMPVMIFVFAINVASGVALYWVVSNGFQVLQTLLIANPFKIIAAREAKAQAEKDKVKAREKALKKALKNKK
- the rnpA gene encoding ribonuclease P protein component — encoded protein: MGESGLAIKKTYRVKRSKDFEQIFLAKNSFANKKFVVYKLDTEQQHFRTGISVSKKIGNAVTRNRVKRLIRHAVAEFSSHLEDEDFVVIARPGVEKLSFEEVRKNLKHVLKLSKIYKDGEKN
- a CDS encoding YbaB/EbfC family nucleoid-associated protein → MMNMQNMMKQAQKLQKQMQASQEEIANTTFLGKAAQDLVVAEFSGDRKLTSLTIKSDVIDPEDPETLQDLVADAVNDALTQIEKTTEQKLSKFSKGLPF
- a CDS encoding alpha/beta hydrolase, which codes for MKKRKKKIFALWTISIISLLLLVDLGVTYYFYSVAYVRNDAPVGQVQASSKNYPLVTQFDKLNKKTLTMENGGLKLKAWYIPAEHKTNKTVIVVHGFRQNKEAMRQYGQLFHELGYNVLMPDNRAAGASEGQLITYGYYDKKDVIAWSKKLTQENPESRITLFGLSMGAATVMMASSETELPDSVNSIIEDCGYTDVWSEITYQAKSTYNIPPFPLVYSLSAMNKVRQGWFLKEASATQALSQNDRPILLIHGDSDTYVPTSMLKENYQAVKAGTPKEMLLIKGAAHAKAFETNPQLYRQSVEKFLKNYNG